Below is a window of Candidatus Blochmanniella vafra str. BVAF DNA.
AATAGTCACTAATACTATCCCTATCCATGAAAACATAATTTGTATATTATATGAATCCAACCAATCTCCTATAATACTACCATTAGAGTAACATAACAAATATAACAAACCCACAACCACAGGAGATACTGCTACAGAAATACTTAAAAAAGCTAATAAAAATTGTTTCCCAAAAAAATTAAATCTAGTTATTAACCAAGCCATAAATATTCCAAAAACTACATTGACAGGAATCACTATTAACGCTACAATGACTGTTAACAACACAGCATGAATCATATCTGTATTTAAAAGATTTAAAACCACCATATGTAATCCTGCCGATAAAGCAGATATAAAAATCATAATTAACGGAATAAATAATAAAATTATAGAAATTGATACACTAAAAATAATTAAAATCCATTTTCCCCATTCAATAGATGAAAAAAAATTACTGTTCATTACTTTTATACATTTGATAAAATGTACTCGCCATTATTAAAAACCCTTAAATCTTTGTTGTAATCGTAATTGGAACACATTGATAATTATTAACAATAATAACGAAATCATTAATATCACAGAAGAAATTGCACTAGCTGCAGGATAATCAAATTCTTGTAATCTGACAAAAATAACTAATGATATCACCTCATTTTTACAAGAAATATTTCCAGCAACAAAAATCACTGCACCAAACTCTCCTAAACCACGTATAAACGATAATACTATACCAGATAACCAAGCTGGCGCTAATTCTGGAAAAATTATATTAGAAAAAATCTGCCAATTATTTGCCCCTAAAATTTTTGCCGATTCTTCATATTCTGTAGAAATTTCTTCTAAAACAGGCTGCACAGATCTTACCACAAACGGAATACCCGTAAAAATCATTACAATTGCAATACCTATCCATGTATAAGATAATGATATTCCTGAATGAACTAACAAACTTCCGTACCATCCAGATTCTGAAAACAATGCTGCCAAAGTTAACCCAGCTACAGCTGTTGGTAAAGCGAAAGGCAAATCTATTATAGCATCTAATAATCTTTGACCAACAAATTTATATCTAACAATAACCCAAGATACCATTATACCAAACATTGCGTTAAATAATGCTGCTGTTCCTGCAGATAAAAAAGTTACTTTATACGCTATTAACAATGCTGGATCTGTAATTATATCCCAATATTGACTCCAACTAATTTTACACAACTGAATTACTAAAGCACTCAAAGGTAAAAATAAAACTAAACAAATAAATAATAAACTATTACCAAGAGCTATACCAAAACCAGGTAATTTTTGATTACCAACAAATAACATTATTAATCTTTTCCTACAGATGATAACAATTGATCCAATTCTCCACCACGTCTAAAATGAATTTTCATAATATTATTCCAATCTGCTCCATATTGCTCTTCTACTGTAAATAAATGTACAACAGGAAACATACTTCGATTTATTTGAAGCATACTAGTTACATTTACCCGATATCCAAACTTACTAATAATTTTTCTAGCAGCATCAGTATAAAGATATTCTAAATAGGCCTTAGCTATATTTTGAGTACCATTTCTAACCACATTTTTATCTATCCAAGTTACTGGAAACTCTACTAAAATATTAGGATCAGGTATAATAATTTCATAATTATTATCTTTAAATTGATTTTTTATAAATTTTGATTCTGATTCAAAATTGATTAACACATCACCTTGATCACGATCGACAAAAGTAATAGTAGAAGATCGTCCTCCCGAATCAAATACCATTACATTTTTTAAAACTTTTTTCATCTTACTACGAGTAAGTTCTATATTGTTATTACTGCTTTTTAAAAAAGCAACCCAAGCAGCTAAATAAGTATAGCGTCCATTTCCAGATGTTCTAGGGTTAGGAAATACTATCTTTAATCCATCTTGGGTTAAATCATTCCAATTGTAAATACTTTTTGGATTCCCTTGTCTCACTAAAAAAGACATGGTTGAATAGAAAGGAGAACTACGATTAGGTAATCTATTTTGCCAATCTTTAGGTATTAACTGACCACGATCATGTAATATTTGAACATCTATAATTTGATTATAAGTAACAACATCTGCGCGTAATCCCTGTAATATAGCTATTGCTTGTCTAGTAGACCCTGAATGCGATTGGCGAATAATTAATTTATCTTCAGGATGTATATTTTTCCAATATAGAATAAAATTAGAATTAATTTCTGAAAATAATTCTCGAGATACATCATATGAACTATTTAATAAAATAATACTATACACTGAAGTACATATCAGACAATATAATAATAATATTGTTATTTTTATAATTCGATAAACAACAGCTATAATAATCATACAGAAAATAAAATATATATACTTTTATGAAATAAAAAAATATTTTACTAGAGTGACCCCGATATAACCTTAATAATTCTTTAATTAAAGAATATTACACACTAACCTAGTATGGTATACTAATAACATTTCAACTCATCATATGAGTGAATTTCATTCTCTTTACTGTTAGAAATAATTATATAATTAATGCCAATACTGACCTATCCATATAACACCTATATCATCATATCCAAACCAAATTTGCTTATACAAACAACGATATATACTAACAACATAATATTATTTATTAAATTGTACTATAATAAACAATTTACGGTATTACATATCTAATAATTGCAACGATAACAAGTTTATTAATTTTTTATCTAAGATTAGACAACATTTATATTTGCACATTAGTATACTAATATATATAAAATTACAATATGTCAAATATATTAGATACATTTTTCTTTTAAATTAAATATGAATAATTCTATATTTATTAATTAATCAATTCCAAAAACAATAATGTTTCACATGAAACATAAAATTCTTTACTTTAATATACAATATTCTTTTCTTGTTTTTTAATTCAATTAACTTAGTAAATTATATAAATATATGTTACTTTATGTATAAATTATATTTATGACTTGTGTTCATATTACAAATATGAATGTCAGTAATTTAATATACAACGAATACAAGAATAATTAAAATGACTTCAATATTGATTACCTATATACAATGGAGTTAATAATCATAATGAATCAGCTTGATATCTTAAAAAAAATTCCCATGATTTCATCAAATACTGAAATTATTGAAGATATTGTATTATATAAAATTCAATACACAATAACTCATCACCTATTACTCAGTGTAAAGTCTCCATTATTCACCATATCTGCTATACTATTTGAAGATAATTTAAATTATACCCACAAATTAATACATAATCCAAATAAACAGGTAATTAATGCAAGTCATAAATGCACAGTAAATATTAGATCTAAAATCTTAAAAAAAATTACAGAATGCATTTCCTTCCCCAAAATTAATACAACACTTTTCTTAAAAAAACACTTCTCTATACAACAAGCATATAAATTAATTAAAATTTATCAAGAAAAAAATACAAATACATCACTAGTGTTAACAAAAATTAAAACTACTTGGAAAAGGATCAAATCAACAAAAAAATTAGAAAAATTTAAGATAAAATATATTGTAACATCGTTATTTTTTTTTACTCAGACACATTCATATACTACAAACAATTTATACTTAATATCTCCTTTTATTGTTTATATCGATGATTGGTACAATAAAAATAACTTATTAAAAAGACATTACATAAATAACGATCCTAATGTCAAAACACTAAAAAAAAATTATCATTTTTACAAAACGCACTATAATATAATTACTATGGAACCTAATCTCCATATATTTCAACAAATTTTAACTACTATATCTGAATATGATTATCTAATTCTTTTTCTAAACTTCCTCAAGGAAATATTGTACAAAAATTTAAAATCCGTTGAAGGTCAATTATCTCCATGTAATCTAATAATACTTAATTGCCAAAATCCATTTTCCTAATCAATTTTTTAGAATATAAAAAATAAAATGGAAATTAATAATTTAAAAAAAGGCATCAAAAACTCTTAATAAATCACAATTTATCCAATGAACTATTTATCACAAAACTCTGATTATATTATTAACAACACAAGGAAATAACTATGGAAACACAAACATATAAAACTTTAGCCAATGCTATACGTATACTAAGTATAGATTGTGTGCAACACGCAAATTCCGGACATCCAGGAGCTCCTATGGGCATGGCAGACATTGCTGAAGTCTTATGGAGGGATTACATGAATCATAATCCAAATAACCCAAATTGGATAAATAGAGATAGATTTATTTTATCCAACGGACACGCGTCTATGTTATTATATAGCATCTTACATCTTACCGGATACAACTTATCTATAGAGGATTTAAAAAATTTTAGGCAATTACATTCGAAAACCCCTGGACATCCAGAATATAAACACACAGATGGAGTTGAAATCACTACAGGACCTTTAGGACAAGGTTTAGCTAATGCCGTAGGGTTTGCAATAGCTGAACGAACATTAGCAAAACAATTTAATCGCCCTTCATTTAACATTATTGATCATTATACTTATGTTTTTGCTGGAGATGGCTGTATGATGGAAGGAATTTCTCATGAGGTTTGTTCATTAGCCGGAACCATGCATTTAAATAAATTGATTGTATTTTATGATAGCAATAATATTTCTATTGATGGAAACACTTCAGAATGGTTTACCGATAATACTGCGATAAGATTTAAATCTTACGGATGGCATGTAATTGATAATATTGATGGTCATCATAGAAACTCCATTAAAATCGCTATTGATCAAGCTAGATCAGAATTGAATCGACCATCGTTGTTAATTTTTAAAACCATTATTGCTTTCGGTTCTCCAAATAAAAGCGGAAAAGCTAGCGCACATGGATCTCCATTGGGAAAAATAGAAGTTTATGAAACTAGACGCGCATTGCTTTGGCAAGAAAAAACAGCATTTTTAATTCCGAAAGAAATATATAATGCTTGGAATGCTACTCAATTAGGAGAAAAAAAAGAAAATGACTGGAATAAAATATTCTATCAATATCAAATTCATTATCCTAATTTATCTCAAGAACTTAAAAGACGTATAAAACATGAATTACCTCAAAATTGGGAAATAGAAATAAAAAAAATTATTGAAAAACTAAATATAAATCCTAAAAATCTCGCTACCCGACAAGCATCACAAATTATCATTGAGCATCTTTACAAAAAATTACCAGAACTTTTAGGAGGCTCAGCAGATTTAACCCCTAGTAATCTAACTACTTGTTCTCAATCCACTTCTATCATGCACAATCCTGCAGGAAATTATATTCATTATGGTGTTCGAGAATTCGGAATGACTGCTATAGCCAATGGAATATCCAATCACGGAGGATTTTTACCCTATACTGCAACTTTTCTAACATTTAGTGATTATGCGCGTAATGCTATTCGTATGGCCGCTCTTATGAATACTCATCATATTATGATTTATACTCATGACTCTATTGGATTAGGAGAAGATGGGCCGACTCATCAACCTATAGAACAATTATCAAGTTTACGTATCATTCCTAATTTACAAATCTGGCGACCTTGTGATCAAATTGAAACTGCAATTGCCTGGAAATCAGCAGTTGAATACCAAGGCCCAACTGCTTTAATTTTATCTCGACAAACACTAAAAACACAAGAATACACATCAACACAAATTACTAATATCGCTCGAGGAGGATATATATTAAAAAATTTCCAAGAAGATCTTGATCTAATAATCATTGCTACTGGCTCAGAAATAGAACTAGCAATACAAACATATTATATATTAACTAAAAAAGGATATAAGATACGAGTTGTCTCTATGCCTTCTACCAACCTTTTTGACAAACAACATATAAAATACCAAGAATACGTATTGCCAAAAAAAACATTAAACAAATTAGTTATTGAAGCTGGTAGTGATAATTTTTGGTATAAATATATTGGGTCATACGGAAAAATAATTGGCATAAATGAATTTGGAAAATCTGCTCCAGCACATGAACTATTTAATTTTTTTAATTTTACTATAGATTATGTACTACAAAAATCTTACGAATTATTAAAATAGAAATTAAATTATTACAATAATATGCTTTTATTTGTTAAAAATAAAACTAATAATTTATAGCATGATATTTATTTATTCATAAAATCTAAAAATGAAACTAATTCATCATTATTGATATAACATAAATCATATGACTATTTCACTAATAGAATTAACAAAAAAATTAATCAATCAACCTTCAATTACTCCAAAGGATCATAATTGTCAAAATATTATTGCTTGTTATTTAAAGTCATTGAAATTTAATATAGAACTTATGAATTTTTATGATACACACAACATATGGGCTTATCGAAATGGACAACATAAACAAAAACAACAACATACAACAACATTATTATTTTTAGGACACACAGATGTAGTATCTCCTGGCAATACTCAAAATTGGAAATATCCACCTTTTTCAGGATTAATAAACAATGGAGTTCTATATGGACGAGGTGCATCAGATATGAAAGGGGCTTTAGCAGCTATGTTAATAGCCGCCCAACATTTTATTCAAAGACATCCTAATCATAAAAAAAAGATAGCATTCCTCTTCACTTCTGATGAAGAAGGTTCTGGAAAAAACGGCACCATAAAAGCAGTTCAACAATTAATAGAGCGCAATGAACATATAGAGTATTGTATAGTAGGCGAACCATCCAGTCAAAATAAATTAGGAGATGTAATTAAAAATGGACGACGAGGTTCTTGTACAGGTAAATTAATTATACAAGGTTCATCTGGGCATGTTGCTTATCCACAATTTCTAATAAATCCAATACATTTAACAATACCCATGTTATTTGATTTAATGAATATAAAATGGGATCAAAAAAACAGTATAATATTTCCTAAAACATCTATTCAAATAACCAATATCAATACCGTACCTGCTAATTGTACAACACACAATATTACACCAGATCAATTGATATTAAATTTTAATTTACGATTTAGTGATCAATCTTCTATAAAAAGTATTCAAAATAATATTAACAAAATTTTATCCATGCATTCTTTAAATTATCATATATATTGGGACCCATGTATCTCAGAACCCTATTTTAGTAATCCTGGGAAATTAACCAACGTTGTTACAAATATTATTACAAAACATTATCATTACAATATCATTCCACGATTAGAAACTACAGGAGGTATTTCTGATGGACGATTTATCGCTAAAACAGGATCAGAAGTCTTAGAATTAGGAGCTCTTAATCATACAATTCATAAATTTAACGAACATATAAAATTAACAGATTTAAAATTATTAAGTTACTTTTATTTTAAAATTATGGAAAAAATGCTATTGTAATTTATTATCTAATTAAACATTAGTAACCAAATAACCCCCCTAATTTTAAGTATACAACCACAATAATACCTTTATTATGCTATTTCTAAAAAATTAGAATTTTGTAATCTACTAAAATTTTAGAACATAAAATAATTAAAATTATTAATAAATACAATTCCCATATTTCTTAATTAAGAACATTATTTAATATAACAGGAGGACATATATTCAGATTATTACTACTTGTAAAATCTGTATCTATCTTTTTTATTGTAATAGTATCAATAGCGGGTATATTATACTCAGTATACGGATCAGGAAAAATGATACCTAAATTTTTTGGTATTTTAAGTTCATATAAAAAATAATTGTTTTTACGATTCTTCAAATATTGCAATTTATCATCTGCATTTATTGCACAGCAATAATTTTTTTTATTCATTTCTTTAGAAACAAGGCATCCTGTTAACAACAGGGCGCAAAAAAATTGCAATATCAACCCTATGTATATACAAACAATTCTTTTTTTTATGTATAAATATACATTGGCTATATGTAACATTTAATATATATTACCTATAATAAATTAGCATTTATTAAAGATTGCCTAACTACATTATGATTCTCCTTAGATAAAGGAGTCATAGGTAACCTAAGAGTATCATAAGGTATCAAACCTAACTCTTTACAAGCCCATTTTACTGGAATAGGATTAGAATCAAGAAACAAAGATTTATGTACTGGAATCAAATAATTATTAACGCGATAAGCATGTTTAAAATCATTTTTTTTAGCTAAATCACAAAGAATCGACATTTCTTTTGCTGCGATATTTGCCGTCACAGAAATTACTCCATTTCCTCCTAATCTCATAAAATCTAAGGCACTTAAATCATCTCCGCTAAGTAAAATAAAATCTTCTTCAACTAATTTCTTTATTTGATTAACTCTATTTAAATTTCCTGTAGCTTCCTTAATTCCAATGATATTTTTTATCTTTGACAAACGACCTACTGTTTCTGGCAATAAATCACATCCCGTTCTAGATGGAACATTATACAATATTTGAGGCAATGATGTATTCTCAGAAATCGACTGAAAATGTTTAAATAAACCTTCTTGATTTGGTCGATTATAATAAGGAGTCACGCTTAAACACGCAGCTATTTTGCTATTTTGAAATTGTTGTGTTAACAAAATAGCCTCAGCGGTGGAATTTGATCCAGTTCCAGCTATTATAGGTAGTCTTCCATCACTAAATTCTAAAGTCCACATAACAACATTAACATGTTCTGTATGTGTAAGACCAGACATTTCTCCTGTAGTTCCCACGGAAACAATAGCAGATGTTCCACTGCGCACATGATACTCCACTAATTTTTTTAAACTTTTACGATCTATAGAACCTCGTAAATTCATTGGTGTAATTAATGCAACTATGCTACCAGCAAACATAAATTATCTTCTCCAAAATATAAACAACATACCCTGCTCATTAAAACTATACTAATACATAATAACTACAACAAATAAACTTTAAATATTATTAATGACAAATCATTATTTAAAATCTAATTAAATTAATTCAAACTATTTAAAAATATAAATTTTAATTAATATAATATAATTATAATATTACTAAACTCTATTAATTATAAATACACTTGCACCACCAATAATTGATTCTATAATATAGGACGTAACTATTAAATTCAATAACTAATATTAGTAGATATTGCCTCTATTTTTTATATAAATAAACTAATTTATATATATAATGACTAATATTTAATAATAAAAAAAAGAAAATATACTAAATTTAATTAAAAATTCACAATATTTATGTAATAAAATATTATTAATACAATTATTAATAATTTTATTTCGGAGTATTAACATAATGATATTACAACCTGGAATTAAAGCTCCAATTTTTAATAATATACTTGACCAAAATGGAATATTGATTAATTCTTCTTCTTTTTTAGAAAAAAATACTAATATATTTTTATCTAAAAACCATGACATCCAAGATGTACTATTCAAACTTAAAAATTACACGACAAAATGAATATTTTTAACACACTACAGGTAAAAATTGTTGAAATTAGCTCAGATACACCAAGAAAATTATTAACCTTTTCTAAAAAAAAATATTAAATTTCACACTTTATTATCTGATTCAAAAACACCAAATCTCTAATACATTTTTAGCGCATAAAGAAAAAAATTTATGGGTAAAAATATAACGGTATTCATCGAATTAGTTTTTTAATTAATGAACAAGACATCTTTGAACAAGTATTTAAAAAATTTCAACCTAACAATCATATTCAAATAATTTTAAATTATTTACAAAAAATCAACTCATTGTTCACCTTAGTAGTATTAAGATAATATTACATTAGTATTATATTTAAAAAATTATACACTTACTTATGAGAATATAACGATATATCCTATCTATCAAATATTATCGTGCAACACTATACATTATATCTTCTTATATTATTGAATTTATATTCATACATTAACTTTTATAATGAAATATCATGAAAATAAAATAATTATCTCGTTTTATTATTTTATTTGGTTCCAAAAATTTTATCTCCAGCATCTCCAAGGCCAGGGATAATATAACCATATTTATTGAGTTTTTGATCAATTGAGGCTAAATATAATTCAATATCTGGATGTTTTTGTTCTAAAGCTGTAATTCCTTCTGGAGCAGCTACTAAAGACAAAATTTTTATATTGTTACATCCTGCTTGTTTCAATAAATTAATAGCGGCAATTATAGTTCCTCCAGTAGCTAACATAGGATCTAATAACATTGCCATTCGTTCATTAATCTTAGATGCTAATTTATGAAAATAAGGTATTGGTTCTAAGGTAATTTCGTCTCTATACACCCCTATCATGCTAATACGAGCACTAGGAATATGTTCCAAAACACCATCCATCATACCTAATCCAGCTCTTAAAATAGGTACTATTGTTATTTTTTTTCCTTTGATACGTGTAATTTTTACTAACCCACTCCATCCTTTAATAGTTACTGTTTCTATTTCTAAATTATCAGTAGCGACGTAAGTTAATAAACTTCCCAATTCTGCAGACAACTCTCTAAAACGTTTAGTACTAATATCACAAATACGCATTAATCCTAACTTATGTTGTACCAAAGGATGTTTAATTTCAATTATTTTCATACTATAGTACATTCCTTATAAATACATTATTCTATTATATCAAAAAAAATATTATAATTTGTGATCATAATTCATTACACATAATCAACAATGAGATAACAATATGTAAACTATTTTTTAAATATTAAATATATATGTAACAAAAATTACTATATTAAAATTTTACTCTGTATTCTTCTTAATAAAATTTTAAATATCCTTTAATAATTTATGATATTGTTTATGAATTAATAATATTTTTTACCTAATATATCTGTAATATCAGATATTTTATACCAATGAAAAAAAATAAAGCAAAAACCAGGATTGCAAAAGGAGTTTTTTTAATCAGTTTTATCGTATTATTTGCTCGGTTAATCTTTTCTTTGATACAATCCTGGGATTTTTATAAAAAAACAACTCTTACTTCCATCCCCATCATACTACAAATAATGACAAACATATATGTTAATCTATTTTTATAACTATACATTACTTGTAGTATAATGTTATTATTAATATTCATTATATAATAATGGTGATTATTTTTGTTGGATCAATATATATTGATTCTGAATTTATTTATTACTGCACAAAATAAATATGATTCAAAAAAATAGATTTTAATGCTTTACATAAACACTTCTTGTTGTGATATAAAATCAATAATATTTTGTACTCCATCACCTATTTTAAGATTAGTAAAAATCCAAGAACCCTTCTTATTATGACGAGCTAAATTAATATCGCTATTCATAATATCCAATGAAGCTCCAACATATATAGCTAAATCAATCTTATTAACTATCAATAAATCAGACTTAGTGATTCCAGGCCCTCCTTTACGAGGTATTTTATCCCCTGCAGCGACATCAATAACATAAAAATTTAAATTTGTTAAATCCGGACTAAATGTAGCACTTAAATTATCCCCTCCACTCTCTACAAAAATAATATCTAAATTTTTAAATTTATTTGTTAATTCATCAATAGCTAATAAATTCATGGATGCATCTTCTCTAATAGCAGTATGAGGACACCCACCTGTTTCTATTCCAATAATACGATCAGCTTCTAAAGCACCTGAATCTACTAAAATACGTTTATCTTCTGTAGTATAAATATCATTAGTTACGACTGCTAATTGATATTTATTTTTAAGTCTTTTACATAAAACCTCAATTAATGAAGTTTTTCCTGAACCGACAGGCCCACCTACTCCAATCTTAAGAGGTTTAATTCTATTATTTTTTAATACTACCATCGTTTTTTTAAAATCCTAAAATAATATTATACATCCTGAAATAATATCATAATCATTATTATATAAATAAAAATTTAACATACTACTCAAATAATCAAAAACCAATTACATATCAAATATAACTAAGAACGAAACAGTCGAGAATATTGAATCTCATGACATGAAGATGCTATAGATTTACATAAAAAATTACTGCCTAATTCAAAATCTGATACACTTTTAGATCGATCCCAAACTTGTGAAAAAAAACTTGACAAATATCTTATTAACTGTTGTGCTATATTTTGACCAAAAGGTAATAATTTTAATCCTATAATTACAGAAGATTCTAAAATATTATAAGCATATCCTAATGCTAAATTTTTAATAGGAATATCCCAAGCGTGACCCAACCATGCCACGGATGCTAATCCACTATATTGAAAACCTGAGATCCAATTCTCATCAACAGGAGAATACCATTGCAAAATTAATTTAGACATTGCTTTACCACGTTGCTGTTCCTCTACTCTTAACTCATAAGTATCTCGATATGATAAAACTTGTACAGCACATTGCTCAAATTTCACAGCATCATTAATTTCAGCACAATTATAACAACGCTTTAACATAGGCCAATCTAAATACATTAATTCACCATAAATCCATTGTTTTTGCCAATCTAAAAAATTTTCAATAGATTTAATCCATCCAAATTCGATTGCTGATTCTAATCCTTTAGAATAACTAAAACTCCCCACCGGTAAATTAGAACTAACTAATTGCATAAGCGATAATAACGATCCATCACTTTTATATGTATTCATCGTTGATCAAGAATTATAAATACTTTTTATAAATATATTCAAAAACATATTTTTATATACTAAAATATACATTTTACTATCTCCTGATAGTATAATTATTCATCTCGTATTCTTAAATATACCCAATTGCATACACGCACAAAAAAATATGAATATAAATTCATTAATATCAATATCAGTAATAACTGCTTCTTATTAATATGCTTATCAATAAAAATGCAATATCTACCTTGCATCAAGCAATACACATCTATTAACTAAAACAACAATACATTTTCAATCTACACCCTCCCATTCTAATGGTAAAATATATATACATAAAAATCAATTTTAAAATAAAAAATAACGTTGAGACATAGGTAATACAGAAACAGGCTCACAAATTAATAACTCCCCATCCGCCCGTACTTCATATGTTTGAGGATCCACTTCAATCACAGGTTGCCATGTATTATGAATCATATCTCTTTTTTGAATATTTCTACATTGTTTAACTTTTCCAATCAAACTAATCAATTTTAAACGACCTATTATATCTAAGCTATAACTAATTTTAGATACAAATGTCATTCGAATAAAACGCTTTGCCTGATCACATTCCCCAAACATTGATCTATAATAT
It encodes the following:
- a CDS encoding sulfate ABC transporter permease; translation: MNSNFFSSIEWGKWILIIFSVSISIILLFIPLIMIFISALSAGLHMVVLNLLNTDMIHAVLLTVIVALIVIPVNVVFGIFMAWLITRFNFFGKQFLLAFLSISVAVSPVVVGLLYLLCYSNGSIIGDWLDSYNIQIMFSWIGIVLVTICITCPFVANELIPVMINQGNQEDEAAVLLGASGWKMFWYVTFPNIRWALLCGIIITNARAMGEFGASSIVSGLIRGETYTLPLYIELLYQDYNIVGAFIAASLLALVSIIMLFIKNYFKYYYENNM
- the cysT gene encoding sulfate/thiosulfate ABC transporter permease CysT, which translates into the protein MLFVGNQKLPGFGIALGNSLLFICLVLFLPLSALVIQLCKISWSQYWDIITDPALLIAYKVTFLSAGTAALFNAMFGIMVSWVIVRYKFVGQRLLDAIIDLPFALPTAVAGLTLAALFSESGWYGSLLVHSGISLSYTWIGIAIVMIFTGIPFVVRSVQPVLEEISTEYEESAKILGANNWQIFSNIIFPELAPAWLSGIVLSFIRGLGEFGAVIFVAGNISCKNEVISLVIFVRLQEFDYPAASAISSVILMISLLLLIIINVFQLRLQQRFKGF
- the cysP gene encoding thiosulfate ABC transporter substrate-binding protein CysP → MIIIAVVYRIIKITILLLYCLICTSVYSIILLNSSYDVSRELFSEINSNFILYWKNIHPEDKLIIRQSHSGSTRQAIAILQGLRADVVTYNQIIDVQILHDRGQLIPKDWQNRLPNRSSPFYSTMSFLVRQGNPKSIYNWNDLTQDGLKIVFPNPRTSGNGRYTYLAAWVAFLKSSNNNIELTRSKMKKVLKNVMVFDSGGRSSTITFVDRDQGDVLINFESESKFIKNQFKDNNYEIIIPDPNILVEFPVTWIDKNVVRNGTQNIAKAYLEYLYTDAARKIISKFGYRVNVTSMLQINRSMFPVVHLFTVEEQYGADWNNIMKIHFRRGGELDQLLSSVGKD
- a CDS encoding transaldolase family protein; the encoded protein is MNQLDILKKIPMISSNTEIIEDIVLYKIQYTITHHLLLSVKSPLFTISAILFEDNLNYTHKLIHNPNKQVINASHKCTVNIRSKILKKITECISFPKINTTLFLKKHFSIQQAYKLIKIYQEKNTNTSLVLTKIKTTWKRIKSTKKLEKFKIKYIVTSLFFFTQTHSYTTNNLYLISPFIVYIDDWYNKNNLLKRHYINNDPNVKTLKKNYHFYKTHYNIITMEPNLHIFQQILTTISEYDYLILFLNFLKEILYKNLKSVEGQLSPCNLIILNCQNPFS
- the tkt gene encoding transketolase, producing the protein METQTYKTLANAIRILSIDCVQHANSGHPGAPMGMADIAEVLWRDYMNHNPNNPNWINRDRFILSNGHASMLLYSILHLTGYNLSIEDLKNFRQLHSKTPGHPEYKHTDGVEITTGPLGQGLANAVGFAIAERTLAKQFNRPSFNIIDHYTYVFAGDGCMMEGISHEVCSLAGTMHLNKLIVFYDSNNISIDGNTSEWFTDNTAIRFKSYGWHVIDNIDGHHRNSIKIAIDQARSELNRPSLLIFKTIIAFGSPNKSGKASAHGSPLGKIEVYETRRALLWQEKTAFLIPKEIYNAWNATQLGEKKENDWNKIFYQYQIHYPNLSQELKRRIKHELPQNWEIEIKKIIEKLNINPKNLATRQASQIIIEHLYKKLPELLGGSADLTPSNLTTCSQSTSIMHNPAGNYIHYGVREFGMTAIANGISNHGGFLPYTATFLTFSDYARNAIRMAALMNTHHIMIYTHDSIGLGEDGPTHQPIEQLSSLRIIPNLQIWRPCDQIETAIAWKSAVEYQGPTALILSRQTLKTQEYTSTQITNIARGGYILKNFQEDLDLIIIATGSEIELAIQTYYILTKKGYKIRVVSMPSTNLFDKQHIKYQEYVLPKKTLNKLVIEAGSDNFWYKYIGSYGKIIGINEFGKSAPAHELFNFFNFTIDYVLQKSYELLK
- the dapE gene encoding succinyl-diaminopimelate desuccinylase; translation: MTISLIELTKKLINQPSITPKDHNCQNIIACYLKSLKFNIELMNFYDTHNIWAYRNGQHKQKQQHTTTLLFLGHTDVVSPGNTQNWKYPPFSGLINNGVLYGRGASDMKGALAAMLIAAQHFIQRHPNHKKKIAFLFTSDEEGSGKNGTIKAVQQLIERNEHIEYCIVGEPSSQNKLGDVIKNGRRGSCTGKLIIQGSSGHVAYPQFLINPIHLTIPMLFDLMNIKWDQKNSIIFPKTSIQITNINTVPANCTTHNITPDQLILNFNLRFSDQSSIKSIQNNINKILSMHSLNYHIYWDPCISEPYFSNPGKLTNVVTNIITKHYHYNIIPRLETTGGISDGRFIAKTGSEVLELGALNHTIHKFNEHIKLTDLKLLSYFYFKIMEKMLL